A stretch of the Clavibacter sp. B3I6 genome encodes the following:
- a CDS encoding PLD nuclease N-terminal domain-containing protein, whose amino-acid sequence MILFGLLPLLVTVCALADLITRPDDQVKHLPKLVWILLIVFLPLIGSIVWFCVGHDWDARREPVGPPDRSAAYARAAVAVDQRVRSTEQQLADLEEEERHYARIARMRQLQAEQAVQAARAAGPARPQRAVERGSTPEERPLPDA is encoded by the coding sequence GTGATCCTCTTCGGGCTGCTCCCCCTCCTCGTGACCGTGTGCGCGCTCGCCGACCTCATCACGCGGCCGGACGACCAGGTGAAGCACCTCCCGAAGCTCGTCTGGATCCTGCTCATCGTCTTCCTGCCGCTCATCGGGAGCATCGTCTGGTTCTGCGTCGGCCACGACTGGGATGCGCGGCGCGAGCCCGTGGGTCCGCCTGACCGCAGCGCCGCCTATGCCCGCGCCGCCGTCGCGGTGGACCAGCGCGTCCGGAGCACCGAGCAGCAGCTCGCCGACCTCGAGGAGGAGGAGCGGCACTACGCCCGGATCGCGCGGATGCGGCAGCTCCAGGCGGAGCAGGCGGTGCAGGCCGCGCGCGCCGCGGGGCCCGCGCGCCCGCAGCGCGCCGTCGAGCGGGGCTCGACGCCCGAGGAGCGGCCGCTCCCCGACGCCTAG
- a CDS encoding CsbD family protein: protein MGLDDKIKNAAQDIAGKAKEALGEHKGDDRLKAEGHNDQTAASAKKAGEDVKDVFK from the coding sequence ATGGGTCTCGACGACAAGATCAAGAACGCCGCCCAGGACATCGCGGGCAAGGCCAAGGAGGCGCTCGGCGAGCACAAGGGCGACGACCGCCTGAAGGCCGAGGGTCATAACGACCAGACCGCCGCGTCCGCCAAGAAGGCCGGCGAGGACGTCAAGGACGTCTTCAAGTAG
- a CDS encoding metallophosphoesterase, with translation MHALPAGSLRLVHLSDTHLLRDGGLHQGVVDTGAALDRVLAEADRIPDVRLLVGSGDLSEDGTPESYALLRARLDPWAAARGAAVVLTPGNHDVRSGFRLVLGDGHGGPGTDDGRDPAAVPPIDGVTLVDGWRIVTLDTSVPGKGYGALREQQLDALRELLATPSARGTVLVLHHPPVPAPTVLHESLALQGPGRLAEIVRGSDVRVILSGHYHHHIVGSLAGVPVLVAPGVANETDVAATPGTERIVRGSGFLVVDVDPAGGVVSVVVRAHAADDGEEVAVLDAELVRRIAAESGAPVAP, from the coding sequence ATGCACGCACTGCCCGCCGGATCCCTGCGCCTCGTCCACCTCAGCGACACCCACCTCCTCCGCGACGGCGGCCTCCATCAGGGCGTCGTCGACACGGGCGCCGCCCTCGACCGCGTCCTCGCCGAGGCCGACCGCATCCCGGACGTGCGGCTGCTCGTCGGATCCGGCGACCTCTCCGAGGACGGCACCCCGGAGTCGTACGCGCTCCTCCGCGCGCGGCTGGACCCCTGGGCCGCGGCGCGCGGCGCCGCCGTCGTGCTCACGCCCGGCAACCACGACGTGCGCTCCGGCTTCCGGCTGGTCCTCGGGGACGGCCACGGCGGACCCGGCACGGACGACGGGCGCGATCCCGCGGCCGTGCCGCCCATCGACGGCGTCACCCTCGTGGACGGCTGGCGCATCGTCACGCTCGACACCTCGGTACCCGGCAAGGGCTACGGCGCCCTCCGGGAGCAGCAGCTCGACGCGCTCCGCGAGCTGCTCGCGACCCCGTCGGCGCGCGGCACGGTGCTCGTGCTGCACCACCCGCCGGTGCCCGCGCCGACCGTGCTGCACGAGTCGCTCGCGCTGCAGGGCCCGGGGCGGCTGGCGGAGATCGTGCGGGGGAGCGACGTGCGCGTGATCCTGTCGGGCCACTACCACCACCACATCGTCGGATCGCTGGCCGGCGTCCCCGTCCTCGTCGCGCCGGGCGTCGCGAACGAGACCGACGTGGCGGCGACGCCGGGGACGGAGCGCATCGTGCGCGGATCCGGCTTCCTCGTGGTCGACGTCGACCCGGCCGGCGGCGTCGTCTCGGTCGTCGTGCGCGCGCACGCGGCGGACGACGGCGAGGAGGTCGCCGTGCTCGACGCGGAGCTCGTGCGGCGGATCGCCGCGGAGTCCGGCGCTCCCGTCGCGCCGTGA
- a CDS encoding HAD-IIA family hydrolase, giving the protein MATRDEMDCWLTDMDGVLVHENQALPGAAALIQQWQDQGKPFLVLTNNSIFTPRDLAARLRASGLNVPESAIWTSALATAAFLEQQMPGGSAFVIGEAGLTTALHEAGFIMTDTKPDFVVIGETRNYSFEAITRAIRLINGGARYIATNPDATGPSAEGVLPATGAVLALISKATGKEPYIVGKPNPMMFRSALNKIGAHSESTGMIGDRMDTDIIAGIEAGLHTVLVLTGISDRAEIERYPFRPDEVLSGVTELLDPEPVESEL; this is encoded by the coding sequence ATGGCGACGCGCGACGAGATGGACTGCTGGCTCACCGACATGGACGGCGTGCTGGTGCACGAGAACCAGGCCCTGCCGGGTGCGGCGGCCCTCATCCAGCAGTGGCAGGACCAGGGGAAGCCCTTCCTCGTGCTCACCAACAACAGCATCTTCACGCCGCGCGACCTCGCGGCCCGGCTCCGCGCCTCGGGGCTGAACGTCCCCGAGTCGGCGATCTGGACCAGCGCCCTCGCGACGGCGGCCTTCCTCGAGCAGCAGATGCCCGGCGGATCCGCGTTCGTCATCGGCGAGGCCGGACTCACCACGGCGCTCCACGAGGCGGGCTTCATCATGACCGACACGAAGCCCGACTTCGTGGTCATCGGCGAGACCCGCAACTACTCGTTCGAGGCCATCACCCGGGCCATCCGCCTCATCAACGGCGGCGCCCGCTACATCGCGACGAACCCGGACGCGACCGGCCCCAGCGCCGAGGGCGTGCTGCCCGCGACGGGCGCGGTGCTCGCGCTCATCAGCAAGGCCACGGGCAAGGAGCCGTACATCGTCGGCAAGCCGAACCCGATGATGTTCCGCTCGGCGCTCAACAAGATCGGCGCCCACTCGGAGAGCACCGGGATGATCGGCGACCGCATGGACACCGACATCATCGCGGGCATCGAGGCGGGCCTCCACACCGTGCTCGTGCTCACGGGCATCAGCGACCGCGCGGAGATCGAGCGCTACCCGTTCCGGCCCGACGAGGTGCTGTCGGGCGTCACCGAGCTGCTGGACCCGGAGCCGGTCGAGTCCGAGCTCTGA
- a CDS encoding septum formation family protein yields MSGEAPGGGSGSGSGRDDDPFAVRPATDADRERPARPLAPVGWGRSDDRQVVPADREPAPDATRADEGVDPAPAEPAPAPEDDILAGIVPLDPTADADRVAPLDQADPAAEPGDPDAADAPAPEPEIAAAPVDAGDVEFTGEPDPGYAPAPWADEPGEVLTGEVLTGEVLTGEPETADDASAGMVLEPVDDAEDDARLAHVTGDGAVVDAELVEDPADEIAPEDPAIDEVQLTPRVDDAYDEDAEVVDDHVDLTDAPPPAVEPVAALRPEDEDEDAAEVEVATAGADVEDDAELDDDHAELDDDDDDDAGLDDDEDDAPAPLTPAAAAARAAAMAWAAGSAPAASASAAPTPGPAAPPLAAPAPAPSDDAHVAAVAADPDAAPAASAPEPETAVLPTPDPEPARRTAPDADRTATDHAHEAPAADRHPGAPDADPTGSASHAETDDDADADRDKPVDALTLLFGDVAAERHADDADHADDADHADDADRPAGPDDEDRTRAFPAASASAASAAAVAAPAADRGAPAAAVPAAAARPEPSARPAPVPPPYAAPPAPRPPAPRAPVLDDSRNAAPPAPPAQTASPPRGPRGSRRTGLWVGGAILLVLLLVGLFYLGQRLGSAAAPGADPVAPPTAEASPTPSPTPTDPVQGPAAAGVQAWDALLGGECIDPYATPWEEEFTVVDCGSEHHAQMVARVALPQTEDEFPGEDAVRDSADELCIADTVIDYAAARAYDDVQYQSAYPITQEEWAAGDRDAYCFVSRAGGGTFTGTIGVPQPPVVP; encoded by the coding sequence GTGAGCGGCGAGGCACCCGGCGGCGGATCCGGCTCCGGATCCGGTCGCGACGACGACCCGTTCGCGGTCCGACCCGCGACCGACGCCGACCGCGAGCGGCCCGCGCGGCCGCTCGCCCCCGTCGGCTGGGGCCGCTCCGACGACCGCCAGGTCGTCCCCGCCGACCGCGAGCCCGCCCCGGACGCGACGCGCGCGGACGAGGGCGTGGATCCCGCGCCCGCCGAGCCGGCGCCCGCCCCCGAGGACGACATCCTGGCGGGCATCGTCCCGCTCGACCCCACCGCGGACGCCGACCGCGTCGCGCCGCTCGACCAGGCGGATCCCGCCGCCGAGCCCGGCGACCCGGACGCCGCGGACGCCCCCGCGCCCGAGCCCGAGATCGCGGCGGCGCCGGTCGACGCCGGCGACGTGGAGTTCACGGGCGAGCCCGACCCCGGCTACGCGCCCGCGCCCTGGGCCGACGAGCCGGGCGAGGTGCTGACGGGTGAGGTGCTCACCGGCGAGGTGCTGACGGGCGAGCCCGAGACGGCCGACGACGCATCCGCCGGAATGGTGCTGGAGCCCGTCGACGACGCGGAGGACGACGCGCGCCTCGCGCACGTCACCGGGGACGGCGCCGTCGTCGACGCCGAGCTGGTCGAGGACCCGGCCGACGAGATCGCGCCCGAGGATCCCGCGATCGACGAGGTGCAGCTTACGCCCCGGGTCGACGACGCGTACGACGAGGACGCGGAGGTCGTCGACGACCACGTGGACCTGACGGACGCGCCCCCGCCCGCCGTGGAGCCCGTGGCCGCGCTGCGCCCGGAGGACGAGGACGAGGACGCGGCCGAGGTTGAGGTCGCGACGGCCGGTGCCGACGTCGAGGACGACGCTGAGCTCGACGACGACCACGCTGAGCTCGACGACGACGACGACGACGACGCCGGGCTCGACGACGACGAGGACGACGCGCCCGCCCCGCTCACGCCCGCGGCTGCCGCTGCACGTGCCGCGGCCATGGCCTGGGCGGCCGGATCCGCGCCCGCCGCGTCGGCATCCGCCGCCCCCACCCCCGGCCCCGCGGCGCCCCCGCTCGCCGCGCCCGCACCTGCACCGAGCGACGACGCCCACGTCGCCGCGGTCGCCGCCGACCCCGACGCCGCACCCGCCGCATCCGCGCCCGAGCCGGAGACCGCGGTCCTGCCGACGCCGGATCCCGAGCCCGCGCGACGCACAGCGCCCGACGCGGACCGGACGGCGACCGACCACGCGCACGAGGCCCCGGCCGCCGACCGGCACCCCGGTGCGCCCGACGCCGATCCCACCGGGTCCGCCTCCCACGCCGAGACCGACGACGACGCCGATGCCGACCGCGACAAGCCGGTGGACGCCCTCACCCTCCTCTTCGGCGACGTCGCCGCCGAGCGCCACGCGGACGACGCCGACCACGCGGACGACGCCGACCACGCGGACGACGCCGACCGCCCCGCAGGGCCCGACGACGAGGACCGCACCCGCGCCTTCCCTGCGGCGAGCGCGTCCGCGGCGAGCGCGGCTGCCGTCGCCGCCCCGGCCGCCGACCGCGGCGCCCCCGCGGCCGCCGTCCCCGCCGCGGCCGCGCGCCCGGAGCCGTCCGCCCGCCCCGCGCCCGTCCCGCCGCCGTACGCGGCCCCGCCCGCGCCCCGTCCGCCGGCGCCGCGCGCCCCCGTCCTCGACGATTCCCGCAACGCCGCGCCTCCCGCGCCGCCCGCGCAAACAGCCTCGCCGCCGCGCGGACCCCGCGGCTCGCGGCGCACCGGCCTCTGGGTGGGCGGCGCGATCCTCCTGGTGCTGCTCCTCGTCGGCCTCTTCTACCTCGGGCAGCGCCTGGGATCCGCCGCCGCGCCGGGAGCCGACCCGGTCGCGCCCCCCACGGCCGAGGCGTCGCCGACCCCGTCGCCCACCCCGACCGATCCCGTGCAGGGCCCGGCCGCGGCCGGCGTGCAGGCGTGGGACGCTCTGCTCGGCGGCGAGTGCATCGACCCGTACGCGACGCCGTGGGAGGAGGAGTTCACGGTCGTCGACTGCGGCTCCGAGCACCACGCGCAGATGGTCGCGCGCGTCGCGCTGCCGCAGACGGAGGACGAGTTCCCGGGCGAGGACGCCGTGCGCGACTCCGCCGACGAGCTCTGCATCGCCGACACGGTGATCGACTACGCGGCGGCCCGCGCCTACGACGACGTGCAGTACCAGTCCGCGTACCCGATCACGCAGGAGGAGTGGGCGGCGGGCGACCGCGACGCCTACTGCTTCGTGTCGCGCGCCGGCGGCGGGACCTTCACGGGCACGATCGGCGTCCCGCAGCCGCCCGTCGTCCCCTAG
- the pyrE gene encoding orotate phosphoribosyltransferase, which produces MTTSDARQQLIDHIKRDAVFHGDFTLTSGKKASYYVDLRRVSLDHRVAPLIGQVMLDLIADVPDVAAVGGLTMGADPIAAAILHQGAAVGRGYDAFVVRKEPKDHGRGRQVEGPDLQGKRVIVVEDTSTTGGSPLKAIEALEKVGAEIAAVAVVVDRSTDARAVIEAAGHRYLYAIGLEDLGLAE; this is translated from the coding sequence GTGACGACCTCCGACGCGCGCCAGCAGCTCATCGACCACATCAAGCGGGACGCCGTCTTCCACGGCGACTTCACGCTGACGAGCGGCAAGAAGGCCAGCTACTACGTGGACCTCCGCCGCGTGAGCCTCGACCACCGCGTCGCGCCGCTCATCGGCCAGGTCATGCTCGACCTCATCGCGGACGTGCCGGACGTCGCCGCTGTCGGCGGCCTCACGATGGGCGCGGATCCCATCGCCGCCGCGATCCTGCACCAGGGCGCCGCGGTCGGTCGCGGCTACGACGCGTTCGTCGTCCGCAAGGAGCCCAAGGACCACGGCCGCGGCCGCCAGGTCGAGGGCCCGGACCTCCAGGGCAAGCGCGTCATCGTCGTCGAGGACACCTCCACCACCGGCGGATCCCCGCTGAAGGCCATCGAGGCGCTGGAGAAGGTCGGCGCGGAGATCGCCGCGGTCGCCGTGGTCGTCGACCGCTCGACCGACGCCCGCGCGGTGATCGAGGCCGCGGGCCACCGCTACCTCTACGCGATCGGCCTCGAGGACCTGGGGCTCGCGGAGTGA
- a CDS encoding NAD(P)-dependent oxidoreductase — MTDDTAAAPASAPASDGAPRVALLGTGVMGSGMSRSILRAGLPLTVWNRSAEKAAPLADDGATVAGSAADAVRDADVVVVMLFDADAVLAVLADVAPALRPDAVVLQSSTVGVEGTRRIAALAAEHGLRLVDAPVLGTRGPAEQGLLVHLVSGSEADLAVARPVLEATGSRTVVAGSAAGAGSALKLACNAWIASITAGIGQSLGLAQLLGVEPRLFLDAIAGGASDTPYAHLKGGAMLAGELAPSFALDGLLKDVTLMLAALDGADAHDFDTVMLEALRETYAEASAAGHGGDDVAAVGTVFGLPAPSGS, encoded by the coding sequence ATGACCGACGACACCGCTGCCGCGCCCGCATCCGCCCCCGCCTCCGACGGAGCTCCCCGCGTGGCGCTCCTCGGCACCGGCGTCATGGGGTCCGGCATGAGCCGCTCGATCCTCCGCGCGGGCCTGCCGCTCACCGTCTGGAACCGCAGCGCGGAGAAGGCGGCGCCCCTCGCCGACGACGGCGCGACCGTGGCCGGCAGCGCCGCGGACGCCGTGCGCGACGCCGACGTCGTCGTGGTCATGCTGTTCGACGCGGACGCCGTGCTCGCGGTCCTCGCCGACGTGGCGCCCGCCCTGCGTCCCGACGCCGTCGTGCTGCAGTCGTCCACCGTCGGCGTCGAGGGCACCCGCCGGATCGCCGCGCTCGCCGCCGAGCACGGCCTCCGCCTCGTGGACGCGCCCGTCCTCGGCACGCGCGGCCCCGCCGAGCAGGGCCTCCTCGTGCACCTCGTCTCCGGATCCGAGGCCGACCTCGCCGTCGCCCGCCCCGTCCTGGAGGCGACCGGCTCGCGCACGGTGGTCGCCGGGTCCGCCGCGGGCGCCGGATCCGCCCTCAAGCTCGCCTGCAACGCGTGGATCGCCTCCATCACCGCGGGCATCGGCCAGTCGCTCGGCCTCGCGCAGCTCCTCGGCGTCGAGCCGCGCCTCTTCCTCGACGCGATCGCGGGCGGTGCGTCCGACACCCCGTACGCGCACCTGAAGGGCGGCGCGATGCTCGCCGGCGAGCTCGCGCCGTCGTTCGCGCTCGACGGCCTCCTCAAGGACGTGACGCTGATGCTCGCGGCGCTCGACGGCGCCGACGCGCACGACTTCGACACCGTGATGCTCGAGGCGCTCCGCGAGACCTACGCCGAGGCGTCCGCGGCCGGGCACGGCGGCGACGACGTGGCCGCGGTCGGCACGGTCTTCGGCCTCCCGGCCCCGTCCGGCTCCTGA
- a CDS encoding Asp23/Gls24 family envelope stress response protein, with the protein MSDTSTPTPADVTRVAPVTTGLTGGVLADGDTTVTDGVIAKVAGLAVRDIPGVHALGGGAARVIGQLRDRIGQTDLTQGIAVEAQEAGVAFQVTLVAEYGVPLQDVAADVRAAISDAVTGLVGRAVTRVDVTIADIVMPGEGSDDDAAEAPAV; encoded by the coding sequence ATGAGCGACACCAGCACCCCCACCCCCGCCGACGTCACCCGCGTCGCCCCCGTCACCACCGGCCTCACCGGCGGCGTCCTCGCCGACGGCGACACCACGGTCACCGACGGCGTCATCGCGAAGGTCGCCGGCCTCGCCGTCCGCGACATCCCCGGCGTGCACGCGCTCGGCGGCGGCGCGGCCCGCGTGATCGGCCAGCTCCGCGACCGGATCGGCCAGACCGACCTCACGCAGGGCATCGCCGTGGAGGCCCAGGAGGCGGGCGTCGCCTTCCAGGTGACCCTCGTCGCCGAGTACGGCGTCCCGCTCCAGGACGTGGCCGCCGACGTGCGCGCCGCCATCTCCGACGCCGTGACCGGGCTCGTCGGCCGCGCGGTGACCCGCGTCGACGTCACGATCGCCGACATCGTCATGCCCGGTGAGGGCTCCGACGACGACGCCGCCGAGGCGCCCGCCGTCTGA
- a CDS encoding RNA polymerase sigma factor, whose product MALSSSLQDAGDGILAERAADGDARAFEVLVRRHAPYMRAFAIRLTGSRADADDAVQEALITAWDRLPTLEKPDRVKSWLLQIVSRKSIDRIRARRPADDIDDHEIADRLTSPERDAETSSQMRALSAVLDALPAEQREVWMLREVGGFSYEEIAERLGTTPSTVRGRLSRARATVMTSMEAWR is encoded by the coding sequence ATGGCGCTCTCCTCCTCCCTGCAGGACGCGGGCGACGGCATCCTCGCCGAGCGCGCGGCCGACGGCGACGCCCGGGCCTTCGAGGTGCTGGTCCGCCGGCACGCCCCCTACATGCGCGCGTTCGCGATCCGGCTCACCGGATCCCGCGCCGACGCCGACGACGCCGTGCAGGAGGCCCTCATCACCGCCTGGGACCGCCTGCCGACGCTCGAGAAGCCCGACCGGGTCAAGAGCTGGCTGCTGCAGATCGTGAGCCGCAAGTCCATCGACCGGATCCGCGCCCGCCGGCCCGCCGACGACATCGACGACCACGAGATCGCCGACCGGCTCACCTCCCCCGAGCGCGACGCGGAGACGTCGTCGCAGATGCGCGCGCTGTCGGCCGTGCTCGACGCGCTCCCGGCGGAGCAGCGCGAGGTGTGGATGCTGCGCGAGGTGGGAGGCTTCTCGTACGAGGAGATCGCCGAGAGGCTGGGCACGACGCCCTCCACGGTGCGGGGCCGGCTGTCCCGGGCGCGCGCGACGGTGATGACGAGCATGGAGGCGTGGCGATGA
- a CDS encoding Asp23/Gls24 family envelope stress response protein: MSGTGLPADGERLPGAPAVDADGEPLDMAALADYLDRGRTPRIAAYEDDPEVRNALRALERVRDLGRELVQVEAEEADAPGDDFFRGVLAHISRESRAGRDIPLSHPDPAVRLALTEGAVRTLVRQAGDEVPGVLVGRCTLDGDVTRAGEPVRVALTVSVVWGEPLPELAQRVRERVHAALLRHTELRVAGIDVTVVDVQPRPVPQEEAGDDPRR, from the coding sequence ATGAGCGGCACCGGACTCCCGGCCGACGGCGAGCGCCTCCCCGGCGCCCCCGCGGTCGACGCGGACGGCGAGCCCCTCGACATGGCCGCCCTCGCCGACTACCTCGACCGCGGGCGCACCCCGCGCATCGCCGCCTACGAGGACGACCCCGAGGTGCGGAACGCCCTCCGCGCCCTCGAGCGCGTGCGCGACCTCGGCCGCGAGCTCGTGCAGGTCGAGGCGGAGGAGGCGGACGCCCCGGGCGACGACTTCTTCCGCGGCGTGCTCGCCCACATCAGCCGCGAGTCGCGCGCCGGCCGCGACATCCCGCTCTCCCACCCGGATCCCGCCGTCCGCCTCGCGCTCACCGAGGGCGCCGTGCGCACCCTCGTGCGGCAGGCCGGCGACGAGGTGCCGGGCGTCCTCGTCGGCCGCTGCACCCTCGACGGCGACGTCACGCGGGCCGGCGAGCCCGTGCGGGTCGCGCTCACCGTGAGCGTCGTCTGGGGCGAGCCGCTGCCGGAGCTCGCGCAGCGCGTGCGGGAGCGGGTCCACGCGGCCCTGCTCCGGCACACCGAGCTGCGCGTCGCGGGGATCGACGTGACCGTGGTGGACGTGCAGCCGCGTCCCGTCCCGCAGGAGGAGGCCGGCGATGACCCTCGACGATGA
- a CDS encoding exodeoxyribonuclease III codes for MRVATWNVNSIRTRVGRVVDWLVREDVDVLAMQEIKCKPEQFPMEAFEEAGYEVAVHGLSQWNGVAIASRLPLDDVATTFEGMPRFGKPDASGQPPLEARALGATVAGVRLWSLYVPNGRSLDDPHYTYKLEWLAALAADTRAWLAADPETPLALMGDWNVAPLDTDVWDPRLFEGRTHTSAPERAAFAAFADAGLTDVVRPSIPEGYTYWDYQQLRFPRNEGMRIDFILGSDRFAELVSAPRIHRDERKGDGPSDHVPVAVDLDVETELDDDRPMIF; via the coding sequence ATGCGCGTCGCCACCTGGAACGTCAACTCCATCCGCACCCGCGTGGGCCGCGTCGTCGACTGGCTCGTGCGCGAGGACGTCGACGTGCTGGCCATGCAGGAGATCAAGTGCAAGCCCGAGCAGTTCCCGATGGAGGCGTTCGAGGAGGCGGGCTACGAGGTCGCCGTGCACGGGCTCAGCCAGTGGAACGGGGTCGCGATCGCGAGCCGCCTGCCGCTCGACGACGTCGCGACGACCTTCGAGGGGATGCCGCGCTTCGGCAAGCCCGACGCGTCCGGGCAGCCGCCGCTCGAGGCCCGCGCGCTCGGCGCGACCGTCGCGGGCGTCCGCCTCTGGAGCCTCTACGTGCCCAACGGCCGCTCCCTCGACGACCCGCACTACACGTACAAGCTCGAGTGGCTCGCGGCCCTCGCGGCGGACACGCGCGCATGGCTCGCGGCCGACCCCGAGACGCCGCTCGCGCTCATGGGCGACTGGAACGTGGCGCCGCTCGACACCGACGTGTGGGATCCGCGCCTGTTCGAGGGCAGGACCCACACCTCCGCGCCCGAGCGCGCCGCCTTCGCCGCGTTCGCGGACGCGGGGCTCACCGACGTCGTCCGGCCGTCGATCCCCGAGGGGTACACGTACTGGGACTACCAGCAGCTGCGGTTCCCGCGGAACGAGGGCATGCGGATCGACTTCATCCTCGGGAGCGACCGGTTTGCCGAGCTCGTGAGCGCCCCGCGGATCCACCGCGACGAGCGCAAGGGCGACGGCCCGAGCGACCACGTGCCCGTGGCGGTGGACCTCGACGTCGAGACCGAGCTCGACGACGACCGGCCGATGATCTTCTGA
- a CDS encoding response regulator transcription factor has product MDSGRVALVIEDDGDIRQLLEVVLRQGGFEVHSAGTATEGVRLAGEVAPDVITLDVGLPDFDGFEAARRIRLVSDAYIVMLTAQGEEVDTLLGLEAGADDYVVKPFRPRELRARISAMMRRPRGGGEAAPATPAGGTPAAVAAVPAAAAPTPEAAPSEEEPAQPAAYATTTMVSPALPTETEPSDDADVLRHNGLVLDEGTRQVAVDDEPVDLTRTEFDLLASILASGGRVRTKGDLVRDIRSGSYAVASSTEPEERAVEVHLGNLRRKLHDDPRQPRWIQTVRGVGYRLAPPRG; this is encoded by the coding sequence GTGGACAGCGGACGTGTGGCTCTGGTCATCGAGGACGACGGCGACATCCGCCAGCTGCTCGAGGTGGTCCTGCGCCAGGGCGGCTTCGAGGTGCACTCCGCCGGGACCGCCACCGAGGGCGTCCGCCTCGCCGGCGAGGTCGCGCCCGACGTCATCACGCTCGACGTGGGCCTGCCGGACTTCGACGGGTTCGAGGCCGCGCGCCGGATCCGCCTGGTCAGCGACGCCTACATCGTCATGCTCACCGCACAGGGCGAGGAGGTCGACACCCTGCTCGGCCTCGAGGCCGGCGCCGACGACTACGTCGTGAAGCCCTTCCGCCCGCGCGAGCTCCGCGCGCGCATCTCCGCGATGATGCGCCGGCCCCGCGGCGGCGGCGAGGCCGCGCCCGCGACCCCGGCCGGCGGGACGCCCGCAGCGGTCGCCGCCGTCCCGGCCGCAGCCGCGCCGACGCCCGAGGCCGCCCCCTCCGAGGAGGAGCCCGCGCAGCCGGCCGCGTACGCGACCACCACCATGGTGTCGCCGGCGCTGCCGACCGAGACCGAGCCGTCCGACGACGCCGACGTCCTCCGCCACAACGGCCTCGTGCTCGACGAGGGCACCCGCCAGGTCGCGGTCGACGACGAGCCCGTCGACCTCACGCGCACCGAGTTCGACCTGCTCGCCTCGATCCTCGCGAGCGGCGGCCGCGTGCGCACGAAGGGCGACCTCGTGCGCGACATCCGCAGCGGCTCGTACGCCGTCGCGTCCTCCACGGAGCCGGAGGAGCGCGCCGTCGAGGTGCACCTCGGGAACCTGCGCCGGAAGCTGCACGACGACCCGCGCCAGCCGCGGTGGATCCAGACGGTGCGCGGCGTCGGCTACCGGCTCGCGCCGCCGCGCGGCTAG
- a CDS encoding Hpt domain-containing protein gives MSAQTGALAPAQHACIDFLRFFVDLWPTRWERLGAAVRADDRAAALDACLSVKSSAAMVGALRLSGIAGQLERAIRSCELDAARALLPGLGEVGERSMDAMRSWIRAEAGHPPD, from the coding sequence GTGTCGGCGCAGACCGGCGCACTCGCCCCCGCGCAGCACGCGTGCATCGACTTCCTGCGCTTCTTCGTCGACCTGTGGCCGACCCGCTGGGAGCGCCTGGGCGCCGCCGTGCGCGCCGACGACCGGGCCGCCGCGCTCGACGCGTGCCTGAGCGTGAAGAGCTCGGCCGCGATGGTGGGCGCGCTCCGCCTCAGCGGCATCGCCGGCCAGCTCGAGCGCGCGATCCGCTCCTGTGAGCTCGACGCCGCCCGCGCCCTCCTGCCGGGACTCGGCGAGGTGGGCGAGCGCAGCATGGACGCGATGCGGTCGTGGATCCGCGCGGAGGCCGGACACCCGCCCGACTAG